The Sulfurimonas hydrogeniphila genome includes a window with the following:
- a CDS encoding ferritin-like domain-containing protein — translation MNFYKELELILQTKSPKEKIRRFNDFYVHYKAGSAVFETEYKAKEFSEPSYSVTCKTVPPQDVPKRTNLTTKEGQVNLLHAIAHIEYSAIDLALDGAYRFTNMPKKYYDDWLEVADDEIRHFLLLEELLHELGSKYGDVEVHNALFEASQRTQTLLERMAVVPRYLEANGLDATPMILQKIQRMPKNTMLEKITHALHVILDEEVSHVKKGDVWFEYACEKEGVNKDVYFEIIDKYYPQGFLRPKNLNLEARKAAGFTCNELNIMAKKEVC, via the coding sequence ATGAATTTTTATAAAGAATTAGAGTTAATTTTACAGACAAAATCACCCAAAGAAAAAATCAGAAGATTTAATGATTTTTATGTGCATTACAAAGCGGGGAGCGCCGTTTTTGAAACAGAATACAAAGCAAAAGAGTTTTCAGAACCCTCATACAGTGTTACATGTAAGACAGTACCGCCTCAGGATGTTCCAAAAAGAACAAACCTCACAACAAAAGAGGGACAGGTGAATTTGCTGCATGCCATAGCACATATAGAATATTCTGCTATAGATCTGGCACTGGACGGGGCATACCGTTTTACAAATATGCCAAAAAAATATTATGATGACTGGCTGGAAGTTGCAGATGATGAGATACGCCATTTTTTACTGCTTGAAGAACTGTTGCATGAACTTGGGAGCAAGTATGGCGATGTGGAGGTGCATAATGCTCTTTTTGAAGCAAGTCAGCGAACACAGACTTTATTGGAGCGTATGGCAGTAGTTCCCCGTTATCTCGAAGCCAACGGCTTGGATGCTACACCGATGATACTGCAAAAAATCCAGAGAATGCCAAAAAATACTATGCTTGAAAAAATTACACATGCTTTACATGTAATCCTTGATGAAGAGGTTTCTCATGTGAAAAAGGGCGATGTCTGGTTTGAGTATGCCTGTGAAAAAGAGGGTGTAAATAAAGATGTCTATTTTGAAATTATAGACAAATATTATCCGCAAGGATTTTTACGTCCTAAAAATTTAAATCTTGAGGCAAGAAAAGCAGCAGGCTTTACATGTAATGAACTTAATATTATGGCAAAAAAAGAGGTGTGCTGA
- a CDS encoding class I SAM-dependent DNA methyltransferase — protein MQDHFKEKAQNWDSGDIRVKGAKTIADAIEKEIPLSEHMEILDFGVGTGLLGFSIAPKVKQVYGVDTSAKMLEKLQEKNTPQLAIKAYHQDIVKEPLKQQFDGLISSMTLHHVEDLDAFFATIYKNIKKGGFIAIADLEREDGTFHSDNTGVHHFGFDAQTLRDIVQKHGFADVKIQNINTIKKPHKDFGIFLLTANKE, from the coding sequence ATGCAAGATCATTTTAAAGAAAAAGCACAAAACTGGGACAGCGGTGACATACGTGTGAAGGGCGCAAAAACAATTGCTGATGCTATAGAAAAAGAGATACCGCTGAGTGAGCATATGGAGATACTTGACTTTGGCGTGGGGACAGGACTGCTTGGATTTAGCATTGCTCCCAAAGTAAAACAGGTTTACGGTGTGGACACCTCGGCAAAAATGCTCGAAAAACTTCAGGAAAAAAACACACCGCAACTGGCAATAAAAGCCTATCATCAAGATATTGTCAAAGAACCGCTCAAACAGCAGTTTGACGGACTTATCAGCTCAATGACACTGCATCATGTAGAAGATTTGGATGCTTTTTTTGCAACAATTTATAAAAACATTAAAAAAGGCGGTTTTATTGCCATTGCCGATTTGGAAAGGGAAGACGGAACCTTTCACTCGGACAATACAGGTGTGCACCATTTTGGATTCGATGCCCAAACACTGCGCGACATCGTCCAAAAACATGGATTTGCAGATGTAAAAATACAAAACATAAATACAATCAAAAAACCCCATAAAGATTTTGGAATATTTTTACTCACAGCAAACAAAGAGTAA
- a CDS encoding NAD+ synthase, translated as MSKYSQITDYLVLFLENEVKKTGIKKAVVGLSGGLDSAVVAVLAKKAFGDDLLCVKMPSQYSSQNSLDDADELCRDFNMRCVVCSIAPMLQAYEEMHPDMDNLRKGNFSSRMRMATLFDISAKENALVLGTSNKSELMLGYGTLYGDLASAVNPIGDLYKSEVFELAEYLHVSKSIIEKPPSADLWSGQSDEADLGYTYAQLDAAMKLYVDERLSREEVIQKGVDERMLDMIIKRIFRNHFKRKMPVIAKLTSRTLNHDFNYPRDITL; from the coding sequence ATGAGTAAATATTCGCAGATAACTGACTATTTGGTTCTTTTTTTAGAAAATGAAGTGAAAAAGACAGGTATAAAAAAAGCAGTGGTTGGTTTGAGTGGCGGACTGGATTCTGCTGTGGTTGCTGTTTTGGCGAAAAAAGCATTTGGAGATGACCTGTTATGTGTTAAAATGCCATCACAATATTCATCACAAAACTCACTTGATGATGCGGATGAATTGTGTCGCGATTTCAATATGCGTTGTGTTGTCTGTAGTATTGCTCCAATGTTGCAAGCGTATGAAGAGATGCACCCTGATATGGATAATCTCAGAAAAGGAAACTTTTCATCACGCATGCGAATGGCAACATTGTTTGATATTTCGGCAAAAGAGAATGCTTTGGTACTTGGTACAAGCAATAAAAGTGAATTAATGCTCGGGTATGGCACACTTTACGGTGACTTGGCGTCGGCAGTGAATCCCATAGGAGATTTGTACAAAAGCGAAGTTTTTGAATTAGCCGAGTACTTACATGTAAGTAAAAGTATCATTGAAAAGCCGCCTTCGGCTGATTTGTGGAGCGGTCAAAGTGATGAGGCTGATTTGGGCTATACATATGCTCAACTTGACGCAGCGATGAAACTCTATGTGGATGAGAGACTTTCGCGTGAAGAAGTCATACAAAAGGGTGTTGACGAACGGATGTTGGATATGATTATAAAAAGAATTTTTAGAAATCATTTCAAAAGAAAGATGCCTGTGATTGCAAAGTTGACTTCAAGAACATTGAATCATGACTTTAATTATCCGCGCGATATTACATTATAA
- a CDS encoding transporter — protein sequence MQKKLFRKLQILSLAASAAITPLWACNSSHVLGMGGSSAAYTLSANTMQKGNYYIGVNAERVQNNTLSDQTIISAMQNGSSHLHNIDAIDSYSLSLSYGLTERLTLSMQLPYVSRINVRAGEADNGLYAVHPHGNAQGIGDISTILQYKVYDKEFKVALLAGIKAPTGKTDIADAGEVLEADLQAGSGSWDFFAGVALTKDFDTFSLHANILYKKNTKGVDESQLGDIFTYNAAFSYKLFAHQHNQKFCRADEKEDFGYSVSLFAEINGEKAYKDDFGGETAYNTGHHVVFATVGTQVAMHSGYSFFITFSKPFYQNFNGIQNDINYKSSIGFGKSF from the coding sequence ATGCAAAAAAAACTCTTCAGAAAATTACAAATACTATCGCTGGCAGCATCAGCTGCTATAACGCCTTTATGGGCATGCAACTCTTCGCATGTCTTGGGAATGGGTGGCTCGAGCGCCGCGTATACACTTTCTGCAAATACAATGCAAAAAGGAAACTACTACATTGGCGTAAATGCTGAGCGTGTCCAGAACAACACACTCTCTGATCAAACCATAATATCAGCGATGCAAAACGGTTCAAGTCATTTGCACAATATTGATGCAATAGATTCCTATTCTCTCTCACTCTCTTACGGGCTCACAGAAAGATTGACACTCAGTATGCAACTTCCCTATGTTTCGCGTATAAATGTTCGTGCAGGTGAAGCAGATAATGGTTTATATGCAGTACATCCGCATGGAAATGCTCAGGGTATAGGCGATATTTCTACAATTTTACAGTATAAAGTGTATGACAAAGAGTTCAAAGTTGCTCTTTTAGCCGGAATAAAAGCACCAACAGGCAAAACTGATATAGCAGATGCAGGAGAAGTTCTTGAAGCGGATTTGCAGGCAGGAAGCGGCTCATGGGACTTTTTTGCCGGAGTTGCTCTGACAAAAGATTTTGACACTTTCTCTTTGCATGCAAACATACTGTACAAAAAAAATACAAAGGGTGTTGATGAGAGTCAATTGGGGGATATTTTTACCTACAATGCAGCATTTTCATACAAACTTTTTGCGCACCAGCATAATCAGAAGTTTTGCAGAGCAGATGAAAAAGAAGATTTTGGCTATTCTGTATCGCTTTTTGCTGAAATCAACGGAGAAAAAGCGTATAAAGATGATTTTGGTGGTGAGACCGCTTACAACACAGGACATCATGTTGTTTTTGCGACCGTAGGAACACAGGTCGCCATGCACAGCGGTTACTCGTTTTTTATAACATTTTCAAAACCGTTTTATCAGAATTTTAACGGAATACAAAATGATATAAACTACAAATCAAGTATAGGGTTTGGAAAAAGCTTTTAA
- a CDS encoding MBL fold metallo-hydrolase yields the protein MQIKKQPMGPYQTNCYIATVDGKDFIIDPGVGATGWVLNNVTNPVAILNTHGHFDHVWSNAELQEKLGVKLYTPKGDIPLLQDNTWMPDLPPSTPDVAIEGDEELDFDGTKVKFTHFPGHCPGCSTIEIGHAMFSGDFIFQRSIGRTDFPYSSPEDMKKSLEKFKQIPYDKTVYPGHGDNTSIKQEQQYADYWINQL from the coding sequence ATGCAGATAAAAAAACAGCCTATGGGACCGTATCAGACAAATTGTTATATTGCTACAGTTGATGGCAAAGATTTTATAATTGACCCGGGTGTTGGTGCCACTGGGTGGGTTTTGAACAATGTTACAAATCCTGTAGCTATATTAAATACACACGGCCATTTTGACCATGTGTGGAGCAATGCAGAGCTTCAGGAGAAACTGGGGGTCAAACTCTACACACCAAAAGGTGACATTCCTCTGCTTCAAGACAATACCTGGATGCCGGATCTGCCGCCATCTACTCCTGATGTAGCCATTGAGGGTGACGAAGAGCTTGATTTTGACGGTACAAAAGTAAAATTTACCCATTTTCCGGGACACTGTCCGGGGTGCTCCACTATTGAAATCGGGCATGCAATGTTCAGCGGTGATTTTATTTTTCAAAGAAGTATCGGCAGAACGGATTTTCCTTACTCCAGCCCTGAAGATATGAAAAAATCTTTAGAAAAATTCAAACAGATTCCTTATGACAAAACTGTCTACCCGGGACACGGGGACAATACTTCGATCAAACAGGAACAGCAGTATGCAGACTACTGGATCAACCAACTCTAA
- a CDS encoding HD domain-containing phosphohydrolase, producing the protein MIHSYNNLQGLSHLKKDALHIQNISLLINSLQKERGYSSGYLGSHGTKFQSLLRKQQQNTDSIYAKIIFLHEDYSPDKKTLAKLRKKVQSLSLSTIDAFNEYTKIIYHLLQNHLMITKTIKEKEIEQMFHAYTNLLFMKEAAGKMRGSLSGLFAQKKQNYQLVFTAMHAKGEYDLAQQNFLTYASDEMMKEFHTIAQGKNYQWLQNVFKKYTKHQNISVTQDPNEWFDKATAIIEAFNRLQKLEFANINSLINKYASRLKIELIINIFLLVLITLIMLLLGVKIKNSILRNLKLLSEYKNAVDRSSIVSKTDRSGRITYVNDKFCIISGYTKEELLGKPHNIVRHKDMPKSLFRDMWHTVLEKRAWSGVIKNRKKDGSSYIVEVTISPILNERGEIEEFIAIRNDITQILQLHKEIEETQEDIILKMGEIGETRSQETGFHVKRVALYSQILAKHYGLGEKETKYLTIASPMHDIGKVAIPDHILNKKGKLTQEEWKVMKTHAEIGYQLFKNSQRELLKTAAVIAYEHHEKYDGSGYPRGLRGKNIHIYGRITALADVFDALGSERCYKKAWDDERIFKLIQEEKGKHFDPELVDIFFEHLDEFLHVRDSYNDMHSYTKV; encoded by the coding sequence ATGATACACAGCTATAACAATCTTCAAGGCCTTTCTCATCTTAAAAAAGATGCTTTGCATATACAAAATATTTCTCTTTTGATAAACTCTCTTCAAAAAGAGAGAGGCTACAGCAGCGGGTATCTTGGCTCCCATGGAACAAAATTTCAATCACTACTGCGCAAACAGCAACAAAATACAGACAGTATATATGCTAAAATCATCTTTTTGCATGAAGATTATTCTCCCGACAAAAAGACACTTGCAAAACTCCGAAAAAAAGTCCAATCACTCTCTCTTAGCACTATAGATGCTTTTAACGAGTATACAAAAATCATATACCATCTGTTGCAAAATCATCTCATGATCACCAAAACAATCAAAGAAAAAGAGATTGAACAGATGTTTCATGCCTACACAAACCTGCTTTTTATGAAAGAAGCCGCCGGCAAGATGCGAGGTTCCCTCAGCGGATTGTTTGCCCAGAAAAAACAAAACTACCAACTTGTATTTACAGCTATGCATGCAAAAGGCGAGTATGATCTGGCACAGCAAAACTTTTTAACATATGCTTCTGATGAGATGATGAAAGAGTTTCATACAATTGCTCAGGGGAAAAATTATCAATGGCTGCAAAATGTATTTAAAAAGTATACAAAACATCAAAATATTTCTGTCACACAGGATCCAAACGAATGGTTTGATAAAGCTACAGCTATTATAGAAGCATTTAACAGACTCCAAAAACTGGAATTTGCCAATATTAACAGTTTGATAAACAAATATGCCTCAAGACTCAAAATAGAACTGATTATAAATATTTTTCTACTGGTCCTCATCACTTTGATTATGCTTTTGCTTGGAGTCAAAATTAAAAACAGTATTTTGAGAAACTTAAAACTGTTAAGTGAATACAAAAATGCTGTTGACAGAAGCAGCATTGTTTCCAAAACCGACAGAAGCGGAAGAATCACCTATGTAAATGATAAATTCTGCATAATTTCAGGCTATACAAAAGAAGAACTTTTAGGAAAACCGCACAATATTGTCCGTCACAAAGATATGCCAAAATCACTGTTCCGGGATATGTGGCACACTGTTTTAGAAAAAAGAGCCTGGTCCGGCGTTATAAAAAACAGAAAAAAAGACGGAAGTTCTTACATAGTCGAAGTGACCATCAGCCCTATCTTAAATGAAAGAGGAGAAATTGAAGAGTTTATTGCCATCAGAAATGACATCACACAGATTTTACAACTCCACAAAGAGATAGAAGAGACGCAAGAAGATATTATTCTCAAAATGGGTGAAATTGGTGAAACACGAAGTCAGGAAACAGGTTTCCACGTCAAACGGGTAGCCTTATATTCTCAGATCTTGGCAAAACATTACGGCTTGGGGGAAAAAGAGACAAAATATCTCACTATTGCTTCTCCGATGCATGATATAGGCAAAGTTGCCATTCCTGATCATATCTTGAACAAAAAAGGCAAGCTGACACAAGAAGAATGGAAAGTGATGAAAACCCATGCAGAAATAGGCTATCAGCTCTTTAAAAACTCACAAAGAGAGCTTTTGAAAACTGCCGCAGTCATTGCGTATGAGCATCACGAAAAATATGACGGCAGCGGCTATCCAAGAGGTTTACGTGGAAAAAATATTCATATTTACGGACGCATTACTGCGCTTGCGGATGTTTTTGATGCTCTTGGCAGTGAACGTTGCTATAAAAAAGCATGGGATGATGAAAGAATTTTCAAATTAATACAAGAAGAAAAAGGAAAACATTTTGACCCTGAACTTGTCGATATTTTCTTTGAACATCTTGATGAGTTTTTACATGTAAGAGATAGCTACAATGATATGCACTCTTACACAAAAGTTTAG
- the cmoB gene encoding tRNA 5-methoxyuridine(34)/uridine 5-oxyacetic acid(34) synthase CmoB translates to MNLEELRQERQKWMQWKNIAPLRKAIESLAAVTCNATFGDVVKISGVCDEKKVYETAKMLMPWRKGPFQIGETFIDSEWKSNIKYNLLRPYFDLKNKRVADIGCNNGYYMFRMQEDEPKLLVGFDPSPLYKTQFDFINHFVKSDIVYELLGVEHLPIYDEKFDMIFCLGVLYHRSDPVAMLKSLYKGLDKKGEVILDTFYIDGDEEMALCPEFSYSKIPNIYFVPTIKALKNWCLRAGFDGFKVLCTSVTDADEQRKTEWIEGQSLEDFLDPDDNTKTVEGYPAPQRVYVKLIKDKK, encoded by the coding sequence ATGAACTTAGAAGAATTAAGACAAGAGAGACAAAAATGGATGCAGTGGAAAAACATAGCACCCCTGAGAAAAGCGATTGAGAGCCTTGCGGCAGTTACATGCAATGCTACGTTTGGGGATGTGGTAAAAATCAGCGGTGTCTGTGATGAAAAAAAAGTGTATGAAACGGCAAAAATGCTGATGCCATGGCGCAAAGGACCCTTTCAAATCGGTGAAACATTTATAGACAGTGAGTGGAAAAGTAATATAAAATACAATCTGCTCAGACCCTATTTTGATTTAAAAAACAAAAGAGTTGCCGATATAGGCTGTAACAACGGGTACTATATGTTTCGGATGCAAGAAGACGAACCAAAACTTTTAGTCGGTTTTGATCCTTCACCGCTCTATAAAACACAGTTTGATTTCATCAATCATTTTGTAAAAAGTGACATAGTGTATGAACTTTTGGGTGTTGAACATCTGCCGATATATGACGAAAAATTTGATATGATTTTTTGTTTGGGTGTTTTGTACCACAGAAGTGATCCTGTTGCCATGTTAAAATCACTCTATAAGGGATTGGACAAAAAAGGCGAAGTGATTTTAGATACATTTTATATAGATGGCGATGAGGAGATGGCACTCTGTCCTGAGTTTTCTTACTCCAAAATACCCAACATCTATTTTGTACCGACGATAAAAGCATTGAAAAACTGGTGTCTGCGTGCCGGATTTGATGGATTTAAAGTATTATGTACTTCTGTTACAGATGCTGATGAACAGCGTAAAACAGAGTGGATAGAGGGGCAGTCACTGGAAGACTTCCTTGATCCGGATGATAACACAAAAACAGTAGAAGGCTATCCTGCGCCGCAAAGAGTCTATGTGAAACTGATAAAGGATAAAAAATAA
- a CDS encoding DegT/DnrJ/EryC1/StrS family aminotransferase, which translates to MKNEKLSIPFSKYESSREAHSNVSDVLDGEDLYQVPKLEEEFREYVGSEYALATSHGTSALHLAMLALDLKRGDKVICSVNAHPSVPEVVRHFDAEPVFIDIAEDSYNIDLNKLENYLEENKSKKLKAVIITHIGGMTVDLDRVYSMASIYNVKIVEDASDALGATYKGVKIGATGADIVCFNFSPHLKKNICNGGMLVTNDEDIMQRARLLANHAMVRNENALEYIYDVVDIGNDYALSHLNAAYIRAQVKEQDENIARQKEIAKMYSEGLEGVDHIITPDMDNEENPFSLYIVKIDKNRDSFAVALKEEGIGAGLHYIPLHLLSYYKSKYALRVNDFPRALRSFQQVLSLPIYASMTDEDVQTVISKIKKIAKTRV; encoded by the coding sequence ATGAAAAATGAAAAACTGAGTATCCCTTTTAGTAAGTATGAAAGTTCCCGCGAGGCACACTCTAATGTGAGTGATGTACTCGACGGAGAAGATTTGTATCAGGTACCAAAACTTGAAGAAGAGTTTCGTGAGTATGTCGGATCAGAGTATGCGCTTGCTACATCGCACGGCACATCGGCACTGCACCTTGCCATGCTTGCACTTGACCTAAAACGCGGGGACAAAGTAATCTGCAGTGTAAATGCGCATCCGAGTGTACCTGAGGTTGTCCGCCATTTTGATGCTGAGCCTGTTTTTATTGATATAGCCGAAGACTCTTATAATATTGATCTCAATAAGTTAGAAAATTATTTGGAAGAAAACAAATCCAAAAAGCTCAAAGCGGTTATTATAACGCATATTGGCGGTATGACTGTAGATTTGGACAGAGTCTATTCGATGGCTTCCATATATAATGTCAAAATTGTTGAAGATGCAAGCGATGCTCTTGGTGCTACATACAAGGGAGTGAAAATAGGTGCAACAGGTGCAGATATAGTCTGTTTTAACTTTTCTCCGCATTTAAAGAAAAATATCTGTAACGGCGGGATGCTTGTGACCAATGATGAAGATATTATGCAAAGAGCAAGGTTGCTGGCAAATCATGCAATGGTACGCAATGAAAATGCTTTGGAGTATATTTATGATGTTGTAGATATTGGGAATGATTATGCACTGAGCCATTTAAATGCAGCCTATATCAGAGCGCAGGTAAAAGAACAGGATGAAAACATCGCAAGACAAAAAGAGATTGCCAAAATGTACAGTGAAGGACTTGAAGGGGTAGATCACATTATTACTCCGGATATGGATAATGAAGAGAATCCTTTTTCTCTTTATATAGTAAAAATAGATAAAAACCGCGATTCTTTTGCTGTAGCACTCAAAGAAGAGGGAATCGGGGCAGGATTGCATTATATTCCGCTTCATCTTTTATCGTATTATAAAAGCAAATATGCCCTGCGTGTTAATGATTTTCCAAGAGCACTGCGTTCATTCCAACAGGTACTTTCTTTACCGATTTATGCAAGTATGACTGATGAAGATGTACAAACAGTTATAAGTAAAATCAAAAAAATAGCAAAAACGAGAGTGTAA
- a CDS encoding bifunctional diguanylate cyclase/phosphodiesterase, whose protein sequence is MPIQDINKNEFKKLFEIAMDVAHVGYWEWDIKTNDVLWSRQKIEIYGEDADDYKPSFEKFLNVIDDETKAIVFKEIEDVLSGKKDFYNLEHKIKLKNGKVVWVHEKAFLVKDKNNKPIKMIGIVYDVTDKILAKEKLDLSNKYAKHLETHDQLTNLLNKKSLFENVDTLIAKKEKFSLLFLDIDNFKMFNNTYGHIHGDLILQKSSEILKRLFSEDLLYRYSADEFVLLLDSSYDITQALQSIKLTFMKPFTVSGIQVKINFSIGISKFPKDANSTQNMITDANTALQIAKNMKNETALFYNSDMGDNIAQQHFVLEELEKSVQNESFIPYYQAKVDSRTKAILSFEALVRMQSNSKVIPPSLFLGIATKNNIINDIDYIMLKKSLHQLRQWHDMGKKVSVSVNFTTGDFNSMRVFKLLEENSDLLQYLTIEVTENELMSLNMQELQSIDELKNLSIKLSLDDFGTGYSSLQYIHKLPLDEIKVDKAFVDKIPGHKKDEDLVRIIKSIADTFNLKCVVEGVETKEQIDFFSNLGIHTIQGYFYSKPVDAKTATKLLIDGL, encoded by the coding sequence ATGCCTATACAAGATATAAATAAAAACGAATTTAAAAAACTTTTTGAAATAGCGATGGATGTTGCACATGTCGGATACTGGGAATGGGACATAAAAACAAATGATGTCCTGTGGAGCCGGCAAAAAATCGAAATATACGGTGAAGATGCTGATGATTATAAACCCTCCTTTGAAAAATTTTTAAATGTAATTGATGATGAAACGAAGGCGATTGTCTTTAAAGAGATTGAAGATGTTTTAAGCGGGAAAAAAGACTTCTACAATCTCGAGCACAAAATTAAACTTAAAAATGGTAAAGTCGTATGGGTACATGAAAAAGCTTTTCTTGTAAAAGACAAAAATAACAAACCAATCAAAATGATTGGTATCGTTTATGATGTAACAGATAAAATTCTAGCCAAAGAAAAACTTGATTTAAGTAATAAATATGCTAAACACCTTGAAACACACGATCAACTCACAAACCTGCTCAATAAAAAATCTTTATTTGAAAATGTAGACACGCTCATAGCAAAAAAAGAAAAATTTTCACTTCTCTTTTTAGATATAGACAATTTTAAAATGTTTAATAATACATATGGACATATACATGGTGATTTAATTTTACAAAAAAGTTCAGAAATTTTAAAAAGGTTATTCTCTGAAGATTTGTTATATCGCTACAGTGCAGATGAATTTGTTTTATTGCTTGACTCTTCTTATGACATTACTCAGGCACTTCAAAGTATAAAATTAACATTTATGAAGCCATTTACTGTTTCTGGGATACAGGTGAAAATAAATTTTTCCATAGGTATCTCAAAGTTTCCCAAAGATGCAAATAGTACTCAAAATATGATAACAGATGCAAATACTGCTTTACAAATAGCAAAAAATATGAAAAATGAAACTGCTTTATTTTATAACTCTGATATGGGAGACAATATAGCACAACAACATTTTGTTCTTGAAGAATTAGAAAAATCTGTTCAAAATGAAAGCTTCATTCCATACTATCAAGCAAAAGTAGATTCAAGAACAAAAGCCATACTCAGTTTTGAAGCACTTGTAAGAATGCAAAGTAATTCTAAAGTTATACCTCCAAGTTTGTTTTTAGGTATTGCAACTAAAAACAATATCATTAATGATATCGACTATATCATGTTAAAAAAATCTCTGCATCAATTAAGACAATGGCACGATATGGGGAAAAAAGTTTCAGTATCGGTAAATTTTACTACCGGAGATTTTAATAGTATGAGAGTTTTTAAACTTCTTGAAGAAAACAGTGACCTACTACAATACCTCACAATTGAGGTAACAGAAAATGAATTAATGAGCCTTAATATGCAAGAACTCCAATCCATTGATGAACTTAAAAACCTAAGTATTAAACTCTCTCTAGATGACTTTGGAACTGGATACTCATCACTGCAATATATTCATAAATTGCCACTTGATGAGATTAAAGTCGACAAAGCATTTGTTGATAAAATTCCTGGACATAAAAAGGATGAGGATCTTGTTCGAATTATAAAATCAATTGCCGATACCTTTAACTTAAAATGTGTTGTTGAAGGAGTTGAGACAAAAGAACAAATTGACTTCTTTAGCAACCTTGGTATTCATACTATCCAAGGATACTTCTATTCAAAACCTGTTGATGCCAAAACTGCTACAAAACTTCTTATAGATGGCTTATAA
- a CDS encoding PaaI family thioesterase, which yields MKNEQLDDELELEEYRNTENEVMIQTHEKVNQNLCGEVIKMQEGYVELSLETIPDMLADEVGLIHGGFIFGAADYAAMLAVNERNVVLVASDCQFLSPVKLHDVVDVVAKVRHKEGRKRNVHVQAFVLDIKVFEGEFKTVITDKHVLKLKLLDEEEQKSGTPE from the coding sequence ATGAAAAATGAACAACTTGATGATGAATTAGAACTTGAAGAGTATAGAAATACAGAAAATGAAGTGATGATTCAAACACATGAAAAGGTCAACCAAAATCTTTGTGGTGAAGTGATAAAGATGCAAGAGGGATATGTGGAATTGAGCCTTGAGACTATTCCTGACATGCTTGCTGATGAGGTCGGATTGATTCATGGCGGTTTTATTTTTGGTGCTGCTGATTATGCAGCTATGCTTGCAGTAAACGAACGAAATGTTGTTTTGGTAGCAAGTGACTGCCAGTTTCTCTCTCCTGTAAAATTGCATGATGTTGTTGATGTTGTTGCAAAAGTAAGACATAAAGAAGGGCGCAAAAGAAATGTACATGTACAGGCTTTTGTTCTGGATATAAAAGTTTTTGAAGGAGAATTTAAAACTGTTATAACAGACAAGCATGTTTTAAAACTCAAACTGCTGGATGAGGAAGAGCAAAAGAGCGGAACACCAGAGTAA